One Rosa chinensis cultivar Old Blush chromosome 5, RchiOBHm-V2, whole genome shotgun sequence genomic region harbors:
- the LOC112165260 gene encoding DNA polymerase eta isoform X2, with protein sequence MLAEAPPEILEAIEEEALKSHVLGLDNEEGSEAKENVRKWLCKTNADRRDKLLACGALIVAELRLLVLKETEFTCSAGIAHNKMLAKLASGMNKPAQQTVVPLSSVKGLLESLPIKKMKQLGGKLGSSLQTDLGVNTVGDLLQFSEEKLQQRYGINTGTWLWNIARGISGEEVEGRLLPKSHGSGKTFPGPQALKTISSVQHWLNELCEDLSERLQLDLDENKRIAHTLVLHANAYKASDSDSQKKFPSKSCPLRYGAAKIQEDALNLFQAALREYLGLFTAKIQGSQNNQWGITSLSVSASKIVPIPSGTASIMKYFHGHQPSSSTKQSQDNFIEESAPPPPSGNENYLELNVDKPQIELPCEETTIKYAVPSLHQLEDKNNLLNDQNPCSSLKNQAQDEFMRESLPLPTSGSEHFSGVNESQLMKNSCGEDPSVKLAMPGFRRLEQKRKTVKNKGTSSILRFFKNQDPSSAPKKLEHVENTEDAKTLLSVGPQSRSDSSLDHNQSELPKAGPFEEPGTSSAPSSSQYEQRRGVWSFNTDEIDPSVIDELPPEIQQEVRAWLRPHKRQNVAKRGSSIADYFLPTSL encoded by the exons GAAGGCAGTGAAGCCAAAGAAAATGTGAGGAAATGGCTTTGCAAAACCAATGCTGATCGTCGTGATAAGCTATTAGCTTGTGGGGCTCTCATTGTTGCAGAACTTAGGTTGCTAGTGTTGAAGGAGACAGAATTTACTTGTTCAGCTGGCATTGCTCATAATAAG ATGCTGGCTAAACTTGCAAGTGGTATGAATAAACCTGCACAACAGACTGTTGTGCCATTATCATCTGTGAAAGGATTGCTAGAGTCCTTGCCAATTAAGAAAAT GAAACAGCTTGGAGGAAAGCTGGGGAGTTCCTTACAAACTGACCTAGGTGTTAACACTGTCGGAGATTTATTGCAGTTTTCAGAGGAAAAGCTACAGCAACGCTACGGAATCAATACTGG TACCTGGTTATGGAATATTGCAAGGGGGATAAGTGGGGAAGAAGTTGAGGGGCGCCTTCTTCCGAAGAGCCATGGTTCTGGGAAGACATTTCCAGGACCTCAGGCTTTGAAGACGATTTCTTCT GTTCAACACTGGCTTAATGAACTTTGTGAAGATTTGAGTGAACGTCTTCAGTTGGACTTGGATGAAAACAAACGTATCGCTCATACACTAGTTCTGCATGCCAACGCATACAAG GCCAGTGATTCAGATTCACAGAAGAAGTTCCCTTCTAAATCTTGTCCCCTTAGGTATGGGGCTGCCAAGATACAAGAAGATGCTCTTAATCTCTTTCAAGCTGCATTACGTGAATACTTGGGTTTATTCACAGCCAAAATCCAAGGAAGTCAAAATAACCAATGGGGAATAACATCCCTCTCTGTTTCAGCAAGTAAAATTGTTCCTATACCATCG GGAACAGCTTCAATTATGAAATACTTTCATGGTCATCAGCCATCCTCTTCGACAAAGCAATCACAGGATAATTTCATTGAAGAATCTGCGCCTCCACCACCTTCAG GTAATGAGAACTACTTGGAGCTGAATGTAGATAAGCCACAGATTGAGTTACCTTGTGAAGAAACTACGATCAAGTATGCTGTGCCTAGTTTGCATCAACTGGAAGACAAAAACAATTTGTTGAATGACCag AATCCGTGTTCTTCTTTAAAAAATCAAGCACAAGATGAATTCATGCGAGAAAGTTTACCCTTGCCAACCTCAG GGAGTGAACACTTCTCAGGAGTGAATGAAAGTCAGCTAATGAAAAATTCTTGTGGTGAAGACCCTTCTGTTAAATTGGCCATGCCTGGTTTCAGAAGATTGGAGCAGAAAAGGAAAACAGTGAAAAACAAG GGAACCTCTTCAATATTGAGATTTTTTAAGAACCAAGATCCATCTTCTGCTCCAAAAAAGCTAGAACATGTAGAAAATACTGAAGATGCTAAAACGCTGCTATCTGTTG GCCCTCAGTCTAGAAGTGATAGTTCTTTGGATCATAATCAATCAGAGTTGCCAAAAGCAGGGCCTTTCGAAGAACCTGGGACTTCTAGTGCACCTAGTTCATCTCAATATGAACAAAGAAGGGGAGTATGGAGTTTCAATACTGACGAGATTGACCCCTCTGTCATTGATGAGTTACCACCAGAAATTCAACAAGAAGTTCGTGCCTGGCTCAGGCCTCACAAGCGGCAAAATGTAGCGAAACGGGGTTCTAGTATTGCCGATTATTTCTTACCCACAAGTCTATGA
- the LOC112165266 gene encoding proteasome subunit alpha type-4, which translates to MSRRYDSRTTIFSPEGRLYQVEYAMEAIGNAGTAIGILSKDGVVLVGEKKVTSKLLQTSTSTEKMYKIDDHVACAVAGIMSDANILINTARVQAQRYTFSYQEPMPVEQLVQSLCDTKQGYTQFGGLRPFGVSFLFAGWDKNYGFQLYMSDPSGNYGGWKAAAIGANNQAAQSMLKQDYKDDITREEAVQLALKVLSKTMDSTSLTSDKLELAEVFVLPSGKVKYQVVSPDALSKLLVKSGVTQPAAEAS; encoded by the coding sequence ATGTCTCGAAGATATGATAGCCGTACAACAATCTTCTCCCCAGAAGGCCGTCTCTACCAAGTTGAGTATGCCATGGAAGCCATTGGAAATGCAGGAACTGCAATTGGTATATTGTCAAAAGATGGAGTTGTGTTGGTAGGTGAAAAGAAGGTGACTTCCAAGCTCCTTCAAACCTCTACATCAACTGAGAAGATGTACAAGATAGATGACCATGTTGCATGTGCTGTGGCTGGAATAATGTCTGATGCCAACATCCTTATCAACACAGCTAGGGTTCAAGCACAGCGCTATACATTTTCTTACCAGGAGCCAATGCCGGTTGAACAATTAGTCCAATCTCTCTGTGACACTAAACAAGGCTACACACAGTTTGGTGGGCTCCGTCCATTTGGTGTTTCATTTCTATTTGCAGGCTGGGACAAGAATTATGGTTTCCAGCTTTACATGAGTGACCCAAGTGGAAACTATGGTGGCTGGAAGGCTGCAGCTATTGGGGCAAACAACCAGGCAGCACAGTCGATGCTTAAGCAGGACTACAAGGATGATATAACAAGAGAAGAGGCTGTTCAGCTTGCACTGAAGGTGCTCAGTAAGACAATGGACAGCACTAGTCTGACCTCAGACAAGCTTGAATTGGCTGAAGTTTTCGTATTGCCTTCAGGTAAGGTGAAGTACCAGGTTGTCTCACCGGATGCACTGAGCAAACTCTTGGTCAAGAGTGGAGTGACACAACCCGCTGCTGAGGCCTCATAA
- the LOC112165264 gene encoding haloacid dehalogenase-like hydrolase domain-containing protein 3 translates to MSLLSKLRCITVDVTGTLIAYKGELGDYYCMAAKSVGQPCPDYKRMHEGFKNAYKDMASKYPCFGHAAKMPNIVWWKTCVRDSFIRAGYHYDEETFEKVFRRIYASFGSAAPYSIFPDSQPFMRWVREQGLIVGIVSNAEYRYQDVILPALGLNQGSEWDFGVFSGLEGVEKPDPRIYEIALKRAGNLKPEEVLHIGDSMRKDFVPATSIGMHALLLDRFKTSDAEEWRKSGAVVLPDLEAAKEWLTSEKSAC, encoded by the exons ATGTCATTGTTGTCAAAGTTGCGGTGCATCACGGTGGATGTTACTGGTACATTGATAGCTTACAAGGGGGAGCTTGGTGACTACTATTGCATGGCAGCCAAATCCGTGGGGCAGCCATGCCCTGACTACAAAAGGATGCATGAGGGCTTCAAAAATGCTTATAAAGACATGGCCAGCAAATATCCTTGTTTTGGGCATGCTGCCAAAATGCCCAACATCGTATGGTGGAAAACTTGTGTCAGAGATTCCTTTATCAGA GCTGGATATCATTATGATGAGGAGACATTTGAGAAAGTGTTTCGACGCATATATGCATCCTTTGGTTCCGCTGCTCCTTATAGCATCTTTCCCGATTCCCAACCATTTATGAGATGGGTCCGTGAACAAGGTCTTATAGTTGGAATTGTTAGCAATGCAGAATACCGGTATCAGGATGTTATTCTTCCAGCCTTGGGTTTGAACCAG GGATCTGAATGGGACTTCGGTGTGTTCTCTGGTCTCGAAGGTGTGGAGAAACCAGACCCAAGGATTTATGAGATTGCGCTTAAGAGGGCTGGGAACCTAAAACCAGAAGAGGTTCTGCACATAGGGGACAGCATGCGCAAAGACTTTGTGCCAGCAACAAGTATTGGGATGCATGCACTGTTATTGGACAGGTTTAAGACATCTGATGCTGAGGAATGGAGGAAATCTGGTGCGGTTGTGCTTCCTGATTTGGAAGCAGCAAAAGAATGGCTTACTTCAGAGAAGTCAGCATGCTGA